The DNA window TCTGTTAGGATGCTCAGAGCAGCGCAGCTCGTTTTCAGGTCACTCTTCAAGCATTTTTCAGTTGTGTTCAGAGCTACTGGATTATTGTAATCTATGATGAATAGCTTTTGGTTATGTTTCTGCTTTGTATCCGTTTCCTTCATGCTAGAACAATCACTTGAGCTTTGCTGATGGCCTTGCTGTGGCTTGTGAATGCAGGAGGGAGACCGGAAGAGCTCCGGGAGCCTTGCATGGCCTCATCGGTAGCTTCTCAACGGAATCGTACAGCCAGAGGTTAGCCGGTAAGGTCGCCGTCATCACCGGCGCGGCCAGCGGCATCGGCAAGGCGACCGCCACCGAGTTCATCCGCAACGGCGCCAAGGTGATACTCACAGACGTGCAGGACGACGTCGGCCGCGCCGTGGCCGCGGGCCTCGGCCCCGACGCGTCCTACGCCCGCTGCGACGTCACCGACGAGGCCCAGATCGCGGCCGCGGTCGACCTCGCCGTGTCGCGCCACGGCCGCCTGGACGTGCTCTACAGCAACGCGGGCGTGGCGGGCGCCGTGGCCCCCGAGCCGCTGGCGTCGCTGGACCTCGCGGACTTCGACCGCGTCATGTCCGCCAACGCAAGGTCGGCGGTGGCCTGCCTCAAGCACGCCGCGCGCGTCATGGTGCCCCGCGGCAGCGGCTGCGTCCTCTGCACGGGGAGCACCACGGGCATGCTCGGTGGCGTCGCGGCGCTGCCTTACAGCCTGTCCAAGGCCACGGTCATGAGCGTGGTGCGCATGGCGGCGGACGAGCTGGCGCGCTCGGGCGTGCGCGTGAatgccatctccccgcacgccATCGCGACGCCGCTGCTGGTCCGCTCGCTCGCCAGGCTGCACCCGGGCGTCCCCGACGAGCAGCTGAAGCGGCTGGTGGAGACGGGCATGAGCGAGCTCCGCGGCGCAGTGCTGGAGCTGGAGGACGTGGCGAGGGCGGCCGTGTACCTGGCGTCCGACGAGGCCAAGTTCGTGACCGGGCACAACCTCATCATCGACGGCGGGTTCACGGTCGGGAAGCGGATCGGCGTGCCGGCGGCGAGATGAGATAAGTCAATGTGATCCGTCTATCGGTGAATGGAAAAGCTGGTTGGTTCCATGCGAACGGATGTACCTATCAATGCTGTCGCTATCTATGCGAACTGACTACATACCATCAAATAAGTCAACAATTCACTAGAAATAGTCAAGACTTGGAAACGATCAATGGAGATTTTAGTTGAACAATGGATGAAATTGACTTGTTCCTTGTTGAATGGAGAATCGCCTGTACCTGGTGCATTTGACTAGCATCTCTGCAACCGTTCTACCTCTCGCGTCAGTTAAAATCTTGAAAAGAATTGCACGTCACAACTTTGAGACCCATTCCCAGTTGCAATTGAAGAATGAAAATAAGCCAGGACTGAAGGAAACCAATGCCAATTGCATGCCCCAGTAAATTCAGTTATCAGAGCACACTCATGTCAAGTGAAACAGCCATAGTCTCCACACAACCTAAAGAAACCGAAGAGGTTACAGTACAATAGAGATGTGCAAAATGACACGCAAAAACCAGAAGGTTCCTAATACATCCTGTCAAACTCAAACTACCTGCAAGGAAATGGGGACAGATTTTTGACCGGCTCTGAACTCAAGCAGGCAGAAGCGAATGCGAAAGGGATAATTTGCCTTGACAGATGACGAGCATCACTCTCAACCAGAGCTACATGAAACGAACTGAGCACCAGCCACATCTCTGGCATGCTTTTTACTCCTGCCAAACCTTATCCTAGCAAGTCTGGGGACCAAGTCCTTTCCCAAGAAGGCGAATCAGGTTCATTTGCCAAACCTATGAGGCAGCAACCTGGGTAGCATCGACTTTCTTCGTAACTAGCAGATCAAGAATAGCCAATGGAACCAAAAAATGCACGGAATCTTTGAAGAAGCCAAATACCCTCAGCACTTATCAAATAGATATTACATCGTTCCGTTCCACGCGTGTGCTTGTCCCTTCTCTACCCTACTTAATCTACATTACATGAACAAAACCTTCTTCTACTGTAAGCACAAGAGGAAGCTCTTGATCTGAATCACTACAGTTTATGAACAACACCTCTAAGTTTTGAATCGAGAAGTCATGTAATCATATTGTGCTTCTTCTGTAAGCTTGTAGCTTGTGTTACATACAAAGAAGGGCTACTCCAGCAGCAGATGCATGCCGCTGTGATATGTAACCCCACACGAGGGTATCTCTACCAAAGAATTGTCTATATGTTGCTCCGCCAAACAGCTTTGGATTATAGTGGCTGGAGTTCTTGCTCAGGGGCCACAGCGTCAACAGGTCTGTAGGCAGTTTGACCACTAAATTTCTTTCTCCAAACAAGTACTACTAAAAAGGCTGACAAAGTGAACAAAATAACTAATAAAATCCCAAGTAGTATAGAGACTACATGTTCTTGAAACCACGACCTGCATCAAAAACAAATCAGAAGTTAAATGTAAGTTCTTACTAAAATCCAATTCACAGAAATTACTTAAAGAGAACTATTGATTTACACACTACCATGAAGTTATCTCAATGAACTTTTCTTTTGGTGCTAGAGAGGGATGGGGTGTAAACATAACAGAACATGAGAAATACATGAGACTATGGTGTGCTTCTTTGAGGACTTTTAATCTTTTGAAAGCATATGTATATAGCTGATTCTAGACCAGGGTGAAACTGtggttttattttattttttttctagaGCAAACTGAGCAATAGCTCAGTGGTGTGGCTGGTTGCGGTCATGCCCACCGACCAGGGTTCGAACCCTGGTATTGCACCCAAAAAAAACTCACTGTGCTCGCTGGCTTGTGGCTGTGGTGCGTCGCCGGCCCAGGCTACGGTGCAGTGCGCTGGCCTGGGTAACAGTATACGCCGGCCCAAGTTCGGTTTGGCCCATATGGGCATGGGCCAGGGTTCGGGGGGGTTTCTCGGCCGGGGTCATACGGTCCCTTCTTAATTGCAATGCCGTGGGGGCGGTTCTTCCCCCACCGgtcgagttttttttttctagaaGATATAATACTTTCCTCTATTTTCTGGAGGAAGATATGCCCCAAACAGAAAATATAGATGCTGTCAGACATGAAACTTATAATAAACATTTCCTCACCTTCTGGTTAAAGGTTGCACATTCCACTCGAGCAACTGATAACTGCCAAGATTTTTAGGCAATTGAACATGATGCTGAGTTAACCGGTAGATGATACCCTGGCATAAATCAACACAACAAATTAATCTGTGAAAAAAAGTGATGCTCAAGTAGTTTTTAGTAGGTTCAAGAGTGGATGCTACCATTGCTGTTGCATTAGACATAGCATTATCAGGTCCTGCTGGGAAAATACCCCATCTGATCAGAGTAGAGTTTCCTTGGCTTGTAACAGTCATAACTCGAACCTGTCAAATTAAGGAGCAACTTCAGCCAAATCACCTGAAACAATCTCCATACAGCTACGAGATTGGCGCAAACTGAAGTAAATGAAATTATGATACCAAGACACTCTTGACAGAAAAAAGAACTGCCCGCATAACTAGCACAACCAAAATAGTCACATACTATACTTCATCCTTACCTGACGGGAGTCAATTTCCAGTTCTTtagctatcagctcagccagcTCATGGAGATGAGGTTTCAGATTTGGGTAAGTAACATTAATGGACATATCAATAGTTATGAGACCAACATCAAATTCTGCAAGTGTCAATCAGCACAGTAAATCAAGATAGAAATATAGTGCAGTAAGGAAAAATAATGCGTATTGGCACAGTCCATTGCTCCTATCTAAAACAATGATATTGATTTCAAATACGTAAAGTACAATAAAAATAAAGCAAACTATTATTGCAAAAGAAAGTGCAACTACCaaatctaagaaaaaatatTATTTATTGCTTTAGCTCACAATAATGCTAGGCATATGAAATGAGAACTCAGAACTAGATTATTAAGCAAGAAAGCAAAGAGTGATGAGTGTGCCAAGccaaagatctaattagataaacAAAAATGAGAAACGTGGATAGAATCCTGGCTCAAAGAACCTTAGGCTTATAGATTGTCTGCTTCATTTCATACAAAAACTAAAGCCCTATCAAGCTCATATTCAGAAGCACGAAACAGCTGGCAACAAAGCAGACAAAAGGAAAATTACGTCAACTAATACTTACAGTTGCACTAATATTCATGTTTCGTTATCCATCATATGATACACTGAATGAATAGGAAAAATAAAATAAGTAGGCACAAACCTGGTAAACCACTAGGGGCAGGAGCAGGTGACATATCTGCTTGTGAACCTGTATCACTTGAAGGTCCTGGTGAAGGAGCACCACCGATATGGAGCCTCTCCCACAATTCCGAACAGTTAGTTTTCCAAAAGCCAATCTTTTCATTGTGACGGTCATAGGTCACAAGTGTATTACGAACTATGATACCTGCCATTAAGCTCACTACTTTAGCTACTTACAATGGCCAAGTATCCAAATGCATAAAAAAATGATGTTGTTGTGATCCTGTAATTTTCATAGATTTATTTACTATGGCATTTGAATGAATCAAGATCTTTATCATTTTAGACAATTGTGATAGCTAAGGGGTGATATACAATACATCAATAAACAAACAGCTAAAATGTATTATGCACGCAACCAAAAGAAATTTTAGAGCTTTTCTTTGCCATTATGGAAGAATAAAGTAGAATTCTATGCCCTACATTGTTTTAGTTTTCAACGTGCAGCTTCCATTACAGAGAAAGTTACATCTGTAGGCACAAGTTTTGTCTGACAACTCCATAAACATATGGCTCCAAGTTTTCTACAATCCTGAACTAATTGCCTGCTTATTTCCTTTTTAACAAAAATATTTGTTTATTCCTTTGATAATGAAGACTAAGCTTGTGCATCTATGCTCAGGTTTTGTGCTAAAACAATCATGCTTTTGTAAGTGCAATGTACACTAATAGATTCAATGATGGCAAATATTGACAATGAAACGCAGATCTCAGATTTTATCATTTTAATTAATCACTCATCTCATGAAAGTTTGAATAGATCAAGTTAATAGTAAATACAAATAGCTCAGGCATAAGGGGGAATATGCTAAACATTTCTTCCCAAGCCAGTCATTTAGTTTTCTAATGAAGTTTTCAGAAAATGCAAGTGTTTAAGCAGGTCAGAGTACAGCTGTACATATATTCACTCAGCCTATGCTACTAATACTTTTTTATGTGAGATAAGATTAGAGAGTGCTGTATAAGGATGGCACATAATATTCGGGCATAATGCTACAGAACAAATCTAGTAAGTTTGTGCACTTTATAAGTCAATACACATAAAGGTCTAAAAAAAGTCAATACACATAAAAAAAAGAGAGCCCAGAGTGTATGGGAAAAGACATTATGGAGTTGTAGAATAGATAAACACTCAAGATGGCCAATAGCCCAGCAAATCTTAAGAGATGTAAAGCAAATGGCAGTAATAAGAAATGTTACAAGATCATAACACAAATTGCTTAACACTCTATGAAAGTTGAGTGTCTAACCTCCTAATAGTGTTGTTGGATCTTTCCCATTTTGGAATACACCCAAACAATAGGCCCCATCAACTTTGGAGTGCTTCATTTCAGAATTGAAGGGAACATGAGTAGAAAGCATTGACAGGCAAATTAAATAAATGCTATCTCAATTCATTTAGATAGATCTAAGTAATTTCTCATACCCGAAATAAATAATTTTCTGGTGTAAGTGAGAGCTTCTGTCCATTTCCAAATACCATGTCAACATATGGAAATACCTCATGTAGTTGTGAGACGTTCCTGCAAGTAAGACAATAAATATATAAGTTATACACAAACAATATGGAGAGTGTTATAAGAACATTGAGAACGAGAAACAAATTCATAACAATGATGTGAAAGTCACCTTCCAGCACCTGCAAAGCAGATATCCTTGTAATTTGGATCAGGGCCACGGATTTTCTTGAGAGAATGGACTTTGCTTGTCACCTATCAATTGAGCACATAAAATCATTCAACATAGTTTTTATCAGCATAAACACCACTTGTTCATTTTAAGTAAAATACACTGGCGGTCCTAGAACTAGTCCTGCAGTGTTCTCTAGGACCCTAAACTCTTAAAGTTCAGATCTGGCTCCTTAAACTTGTTGAGCGTATCATTCAAGGAATCAAGGTCCAAATAAATCTGATCAGCATGAACATGCAGTCCAGAACCAACTGATGGTGGACCACGCAAGCAAGTATATATATGGAGATTTGGACGTCCAGTGGCACAATTAAGAGATTTGGACCTCAAGTGGCACAGTTAACAAGTTCAATGGCTCAGATTTGCATTCCAAGACTTAAGGGACTTAGATGACACAGGGCAAGTTTGACAACTGCTATGTGTTTCTCTTTTCAGAAAAATAAAGTAGGACAAAACAAAATCATTTAGCTTTCATGCGATGCCATGCAAaaacaaacaaaacaaataTATGTAGGACACAGTTTGACGACTGCTATGTGTTTCTCTTTTCAGAAGAATAAAGTAGGACAAAACAAAATCATTTAGCTTTCATGTGATGCCATGCAAAAAAAAACAAATATATGTAGGCGCAGCAGTAACCTTTTAAGTCGTAAAACAGAAGCACATTTGTAAAGCAACAAGCAAGAGAACAAAGAGGGAAAAAGGTGTGCCGGTTAGCTAATGGGCGTTCAAAAGCCGATGGTGCTAAAGTAGCAGTAGAATTTTATTTAGGTGAAGTATAAACTTATTTAGGAGTCAAGAGTCATAAAATTCATTTATGCAAGGTGGAAAAGTTAAAATGATGGCAAGAGTGTCATTTTAGTCCACAAAAACTACTGTTAGCTTCTGAAGCTAGACATGACCTATCTTTTTTACATGGTAAATTGCAAAAGCAGAATCCCAAGCAATATATTGACCAGAAAGGAACAAAGATCCAACAAAGTCAATTCAGTAAAGGAATGGAGGTGGATGGCAAATATCTTACAGCGTCTTTAAAAGCCACAAAAGCTTGCTCTGGCAAATAAGCATATGTGGTTCCACTATCCAAAACAGTCCCATGTTTGCTGTCAAAGACCCTTGGGTCTACCCGCAGTGCCTTTCCACCAACATGTATTTCCTTTAACTCAATGTTGTAATACGGGCTGTTGTCATTTAGAGATAAGCTAGTAAAAATATAACCCACGAAAGGAATAAGGATCCGCTGTCGTATAGAAAACTATATATTACCTGCGGACAGGGTCTGAACGTGAGAAAACCATGTCAGAAGGAGAAGGCATTCCACCAAGTACCATAGCACCACCACCAACATCCATTCCACCATAGCACAAAGAGAACGAATCACTTATAACACCCTTATCAACAAGCTGGTCCATTATGCTAAGTTGACCACGACCCAGCCCCATTATACCATCAGCATGCTGGCTAAACAAATCTCCAGTTTCAGAATTTTCGCAGCCAAAAACAGCACGCTGTGGCTTAAGTTCACTCTCTCTACCAAAAGACACAATGTCCTCACCAAGCACCCCACTGCTGGAGCTCATTTCAGCATACTGCCTCTCGTAAGTGCACTGATTTTTGTCATTGTCACAAGTACAGTCGACATTGCATTTTACTGGTGAATATGTACTGGAGAGATCAGGTTGAAATCTTGGATCCTACATCAACCAAACTTCAGATTATCTTACTGTAGATGAATTAATTTCTACGCAATTAAATatacatacaagtagagactaGATAATAAAAGCAATCTCCAAGATAAATAGCGGGAGCAACTCAGGTGTTACCGCACTTTAGGGTGCTACCATGCTTAGCAACACATGGCAGCACCCTCAAAAGTGCATAAAAAAATTGATAAAAAATATGAATAGATAGATGTCATCATCAACGATCATGCTCAAATTTTGCATGATGGTAGATGATGACATGATCTATCCACTCATAATTCTTATCGACTTTTGATGCACCTTTAGGGGCGCTACCGTGTGTTGGTAGCATGCTAGCACCAAGGTTCAGGGTATCACAAGCCATCAATTCATTTACAAAGTTGCATCAAGAAGATTTCGGGAAGCTACAGAAGAATAATCTATCATCTGAGTACTAGCAATATTGATAAAGGGAAGTCCAATTTGTTCAAGGATAAGAATGTATTGCCCTCAGGTTTCACTTACGATAATATATCGTGCTGACATGACACACCAATGTAAGGCCCTTGACCAATGTACTGGCTTGCCAACATTATTGCAAGAGGGCAAGTCAAGTATATTTAGTCTTCAGTTTATATTCTCATTTCTCTTTCAAAGATATATGATGATTGACATGATATCAAACATTAATGGGAGGTTTCTAAGATACTCTACAATATAAAACTATCTCGTGGCTAATCATGAAGAAGACGGTGCAAAAGAAGTCTGAACATGTACTAGAaaatatgatgtaaaatattTTCCTTTGTGCAGAGATGCATTAAACCTATATATTTGATAATGATATGATCTCTCAATTTTCGAAATGGTGAAGCAAGTTAATGGATCTACTAAGTACTAACACATAGGTATGACAAAACCAAACACTTGTTAGCAATATACATGGGACCCACTTGACATGGAGAGAAAGATAAGCAATTGGCTAACAATTGCTAATGACAAAAGCATGGCCAATGGCTGGCAATCCAAGGTTATAAGTTGCGACCAAGATTGACGTGGTGCATGTTGGGAAGTGTGGAATATAGACTATGCATTTCAGGAATTGACCATTAAGAAAAGCATATAAAGTATAGCCTGCAGGTTGAAGCCACATCCTCAGTCCACACTAGTACAATTTATCAACAACTCATGACTAAACGGGAACTCCCTAGTCTACCTGCAAATGAAAAGTGAAAATCTTCATAAAACTAGAGTTCATATATATCGATGCACATCAAGTAGCCTCATAAACCCATATAATTCACATAATAATGAATTAGCTAAGTTCACTAGTTCAGCTTCACAAGTTGGTTTCACAAAGACATGTGTGCTACCATCCTAATCAATAATATCATCACACACAGCTCCAAGCTGATAGCTGAGCACAAAAGCAAAAGAATCCAAACCAACCTGGTGGTTGCCGCACTGCTCGCAGGAGGCGCAGGGCACGTACGTGACGGTGCTCCCGGAGTCAACGATCAGCGCGAACTCCTGCGGGGGCGTCCCGATGTACAGCCTCGTCGTGTAGTACCTGAACCAGAACGACAGCACGCACCGAGCTCCGCGCCTCAGATCCAACATAGCATCCAAAAAAATTGGGTGAAACCAAGAGCATTAAACAAACCGAGCTGTACCGACCCGTTGGTGAGGAGATCGTCGTGGAGGCGCATGCGCGCGTTGGGGTGCGCCCCTTCGTCTAGCCCGCGCCGCAACGAGCCGGCAAGCCGGCTAGCGTTGGGGTAGCAGCGCGTGAGCGGGAGGAACAGCGGCGGCCCCGGCGCGGGCCGATCGGGGGATCCGGCTGCGGCCGCGGACGCGGCGGCcaggaggaggacggcggcgagggcctGGAGCGAGCCGGGCCGAGGCCGGCCGCGACTCGCCATGGAGCGGCCTCGTCGCGCCGGGAATGGGGAGGGTGGGAGGGTTGGGGAGGTCGTCGCGCCGAGGGGGCCGAGGCCGGGTCCAGGCGACGACTTgttagaagaagaagagggaggcTGGAGGGTAATCCGGTAAATGCACGGCGCCTTCCCGGGGCCGCCCCGTCCGGCACGTCGGATATATTTTGCTTACCGCTGGAGATGGCCGCGTAGATCCACACCACAGCAGCGCGTTCAAGTTTTGGGCCGACAGGTAGGGATCACTGCTCTTAGGGCCCACGTGTCTGAGTCTCCCGCATCGGATGGAATAGGCGGGTAACTGTGTATAATGTCTGGTCTCCTCTTTTTTAGTCGCTGCTGGAGTGAACAGTAGAGATTGGAGTGGAAGGAGCTTGAGCAGTTGAGCTTGAGCACGATCTCACGAATGAAAAATCCTAGAAACGGAGAGCCGGAGCCCGGAGGGCTCTGTGGGTCCACATTGGACGGAGGCTCAACTCCCATCAGGATCAGGTACTGCACACGGTTCAGCGAAATTGTGCGAAAATTTTGTCCAGATCAGGGAAAATTCTCAGTTTTCAGATGGGTCTATTTATTCTTAGGGAGACAAATGTTACCGTATCATGCTTTTCGTGACAAAGAATCGTAGGCATGTCGGATGAGCAAGTGCCAGCCATGTCTGCTGCAATCTGCAAGTTGAGAATATTATTTGTGTAAAGATCGTCAGCTCTGCAAAGCGCTTAGAAAGTTTTGCACTCAACGAACCTTTTGGCTTTTGCAACTAAATCTCAACAGCAGCAAAATGTTATCACAGGAGACTGGGCGACAGAAGATACAAAACACTCGACAAGTCAGGAATACAGCACGAAGCAAAAAAATGAGTGCAGCGTGCAAGGTACATGTAGCAGGGCATGAGTGCCTTAGAATTTGATCCCGCCCCACACAGGCTTTGAGAGAAACTCTACATCAGTTACACCTACAAAACCCACTGCTATGGATGAGGAACAGAATAAGTTACATCCCAGTTTGACGGGGAGTCGGGTTGCCATATCCTGCATCACCAGGAGAGCATTTTGAGAAAAGTCAATCTATGGCTGCTGGGTAGGGCGATAACCAGATCCTAAATAGTTTGTGTAGCTGCTGGAGGCAGACGGCCCTGAAGCACCCGAGTAACCTGCATATCCACTTGCACCTGGCAGCGCTCCTGGGCCACCGTAAGCAACTTTATAGGGACTTGAATTGTATGATGCTGCCACTGACCCTGGGGTGTACTGAAACGGTTTGGGGGCACTGAATGGTTCACCGTAGGAAGAAAATGCCCCCGTGTCATATGCAGTGGCTGGTGGAGTGTAGTGGTACCGGTCAGCAGCTCCATATCTTTCAGGAAGAGGAGCCATTGGTGCGGGAGCACGGGAGGGCATTGGAGCAGGAGCACGCTGCCAGTTACTGACTGGAAATGGAGGTCTGCGAGCAGCTGAACCAACAGGACCAGCTGGTCTCCGAGGAAATGAAGGGCCAGGGCCTCGAGGCTTCTTTGAGTAAGCACGCCCAGCATCAGATGATGGCCTTTTCTCACTCTTAGGCTTCAGCTCAGAGACACGCTTTTGGAGAGGGCCAAGTGAATACTCCTTCTGAAGCTTATACTCTTCAATGCACTTTATTACGGCCCTCAAAGCAAGTAGCTCCTTGGTCTTAGGGTCATCCTGAAAAATGGATTAAGCAAGCTGGACAGTCAGCTAAACAATATAATCTAATAAACAGAAGTAAAACACAGAGGACCAAAAATTGAACATGAAATTATCCAGGCACACAAAACAATATTAAAAAGGACTTATACAAATCAGCACTAATACAGTGGTTGTTATCCCACAATTGATAGGTGGAGCATAATAAGTGCCTACACAATGCATGTGCGGTATCACCATTCACAGACAGAAAGTTCTTGAGGTAAAGTTCTCAAATCTCAGTTTGACAAACTTAACAACAATGACTTCCCAGTTTGAATTGTTTTACCAGCAATAGGAATTGTTTTTACCCAGATTTTTGTTCTCTCGCTATTTGTCAACAGATGCTCTCTTATTCAAATCAGTAACCTAGACAGGATTTCCTTTATTTAACTGGTTCTCTATATTACATGGTGCAAAACCCAAATTATTCAGAAAATCTAAACAAAAGTTGATTAGATCTTATCTCAAATTTTTCAGAACCCTTTAATAAGATGTTCAAGGGGCTCCCAAATCAAAGAAAAACGAAAATAAAGAATTTAATAACCCGAAGATTTTATTTTACAGTATTCAAGAAATGCTGAAAATCTGCATTTAAACCATCCTAAAAGCATTCAACACGGAATCAATTCTGCCAACGAAGCAGATTATGCCTATTCATAAGCATTTGATAGTCTCATCAACTTGAAGGATGATAAAACAAACCTTTGAAGAGGTTGCACTGGCATCCCCATTATTGTCAAATGTATCTTTTAATTCATCTACATATGTCTTTAACAGAGGTGCAGGGGGGAAGGTCTCCAAAAGCCCGAAAGCTTGTATGAAATGAACTGCATCAATTTGCCTGTGCCTGTTAACCAATTCTTCAATGATACCTGCAAAGATACAAAGTCAATAGAACCATCTTA is part of the Panicum hallii strain FIL2 chromosome 2, PHallii_v3.1, whole genome shotgun sequence genome and encodes:
- the LOC112880494 gene encoding short-chain dehydrogenase reductase 3a-like yields the protein MLRAAQLVFRRETGRAPGALHGLIGSFSTESYSQRLAGKVAVITGAASGIGKATATEFIRNGAKVILTDVQDDVGRAVAAGLGPDASYARCDVTDEAQIAAAVDLAVSRHGRLDVLYSNAGVAGAVAPEPLASLDLADFDRVMSANARSAVACLKHAARVMVPRGSGCVLCTGSTTGMLGGVAALPYSLSKATVMSVVRMAADELARSGVRVNAISPHAIATPLLVRSLARLHPGVPDEQLKRLVETGMSELRGAVLELEDVARAAVYLASDEAKFVTGHNLIIDGGFTVGKRIGVPAAR
- the LOC112880493 gene encoding aspartic proteinase CDR1-like, which gives rise to MASRGRPRPGSLQALAAVLLLAAASAAAAGSPDRPAPGPPLFLPLTRCYPNASRLAGSLRRGLDEGAHPNARMRLHDDLLTNGYYTTRLYIGTPPQEFALIVDSGSTVTYVPCASCEQCGNHQDPRFQPDLSSTYSPVKCNVDCTCDNDKNQCTYERQYAEMSSSSGVLGEDIVSFGRESELKPQRAVFGCENSETGDLFSQHADGIMGLGRGQLSIMDQLVDKGVISDSFSLCYGGMDVGGGAMVLGGMPSPSDMVFSRSDPVRSPYYNIELKEIHVGGKALRVDPRVFDSKHGTVLDSGTTYAYLPEQAFVAFKDAVTSKVHSLKKIRGPDPNYKDICFAGAGRNVSQLHEVFPYVDMVFGNGQKLSLTPENYLFRHSKVDGAYCLGVFQNGKDPTTLLGGIIVRNTLVTYDRHNEKIGFWKTNCSELWERLHIGGAPSPGPSSDTGSQADMSPAPAPSGLPEFDVGLITIDMSINVTYPNLKPHLHELAELIAKELEIDSRQVRVMTVTSQGNSTLIRWGIFPAGPDNAMSNATAMGIIYRLTQHHVQLPKNLGSYQLLEWNVQPLTRRSWFQEHVVSILLGILLVILFTLSAFLVVLVWRKKFSGQTAYRPVDAVAPEQELQPL